TTTTTTATCTTTGTACTGTTTTTATAAGAGGCACAGAAAATTAAAAATGTAGTGGAATTCTGGCTACTTCCTTGATTACCACAAGTTTAGAAAGGAAGGAAAATTTACGATTTACCATATTGCGGACGAGCATGCCCGCACACTTATTGAGATGTGCCTTGAGCATGTGGAGGAAAAAGCATGAACTCCGTTCTCAATTCGGTTCTGGCTCTTATTTCAGGCGTTTTTTTGCATCCTGGGAGATCTTCGCCGAAGCGGCTCCCTATCTTATTTTCGGCTTTGGGATTGCAGGTCTTCTCAATTCTGATAGGAATTCCCCTTTACATCTGCGCTACAGTTTCTATCCCACTTGCCGCAAGTCTTGTAGCCAAAGGGATGAGTCCGGGCACAGCTTTTGTTTTCCTTCTTGCAGATCCGACAACCAATGCAGCAACTATAACGATGGTTGCCCACTTTCTGGAAAAACGTTCAGCAGCCCTTATCTGGGAGCGATTCCTCTCTGTGTCCTGAGTGCAGGATTTTTGCTGGACTGGTTCTACCTGAAACTAGGAATAAGCGCGGTCGCAACCCCTGGTACTGCAAAAGAATTGCTTCCTGAAAACATGAAGCTGGGTTTTTCAATTTTGCTTTTGTCTCTGATGCTATACAGAACTTTCGCAGTGAGAAAATACGCGGCTGTTCGGAACGTCACTGAAATCGAAGAAAGAAAATGAAAATAATAAAGAAGATGGAAAAGGTACCAGCATAATATAAATCCTCAAAAATAGAATAATTATTATGCAGGAAAATCCCAAATCTCAAGAAAAAAAGGTGACTAAGGGGAGTTTTTTTGAAGTTCCAGGGGTAGTTAAAGCCGAATCTAAAGAAGGTACAAAACCTGAGAGAAAAACTGATGTGACCAGTGGGAGCGGTGAATCCCTAAAAAGAGAAGAACCGACAAAGAGCGAATTCAAACCTCAAGGGAAACTTGAAACCGGCTATACAGAGAAATCCTGGGGGAAACCTGAAGGTATGGAAGAGAAAGTCGCAGGAAGTCCCACAACCGAAGAGGGGATAATTCCAAAGGAAAGTGATTTCAAGGCTCCGGGAGAAATTGAAACTGGCTATACAGAGAAATCCTGGACAAAGCCTAAAGAAATGGAAAAAGCCGCAGAAAATCCCACAATCGAAGAAAGGATAATCCCGGAGGAAAGTGATTTCAAGGCTCCAGGAGAAATTGAAACCGGCTATACGGAGAAATCCTGGACAAAGCCTAAAGAAATGGAAGAGAGAGTCATAATAGAACCCAGGGAGAGAAAAGAAGAGGAAGCAGCGAGAGAGACCGGAGAAAAAGTAAGGGAGGAAGCAAGGGAAGCGAGAGAAGAAGCAAGGGAAGAAAAGCGCACCACCTATACCATGGAGAAGCGCCTGACTAAAAGCAAGAAAAACCGTATGCTCTTTGGAGTCTGCGGCGGACTAGGGGAATATTTTGATATTGACCCTACATTCATAAGGCTCGCCTTTGCGGCTCTTGCTTTGCATGGAATTGGCATTTTCCTGTATATCCTTCTGGCAATACTTATGCCATCAGGAGAAAATTTTGAAATGGTTCCCAGCACCAAGGGCGGCGATATCCAGCGATGAAACTTTATCCATGCCTGGAAAAAATGAAGGTCTGAGCTGAAAATTTCAATGTTCTCCAGCAAGCGATTTTTCTTAATTTTGTATTTTAATTCAATTTTTAGCTTTTAAATTCAATTTTTTATCTTTTATTTACTTAATTCTTTGACATCTCAGAGTTTAAGCCTTATTTTGTGAATCTCTGGTTTTGTTTATTTTGTGAATCTTTGTTTTTGTTTATTTTGTGAATCTTCAGTTTTGAATTCAAGCTTTTTAAGTAAAATTGCGCGTGCTCTAGTAAAACTGCATCTGTGCCGAGGGTCTCTACACACAAATAGGGGAGTAAGAAAAGAACACTTAGAGAGGATATGGAGTCTTACAGAAAAGGGATAGATGTGTAGAAGATGAGAGGAATGAGAGTGTTTTGCTGAGCATTGGAAAATAGTAGAGAATAAAGCGGGCTCGAAGGGATTTGAACCCCCGACGTCTGGGTTAGAAGCCCAGCGCTATATCCTGGCTAAGCCACGAGCCCTCTTTGCTGTTCCTATTGCGGAATACGAAATAAGCCTTCTAACATAAAAGCTTTTTGTATGAACGCGCGAATCAGTATTGTAAAAATCTTAAAAGTATCTATGTAAAAGCGGAATTATAAAATATATTTAGTATATACCGCTATATTTAACGTTTCATCTAAAAGTTAATGTACGGAAAACTTCCCCTCAAGCTTTGAGTTCCGTTAAGAACCCATGCATAACTCGCAACTTCAATGAATGGGAGGAGCGAGTAGTGCAATCAGATCTATATTATTTGTTTGATTAAAGTGTCAGGAGAAGAGATAGAAACCCTATAAAGTACTAAAATTGCAAAGGATTGTTCGCAAATGAGTGAGTTACTTATTTATCTTGATGGGAACTTTGTTCCTAAATCCGAAGCCAAAGTTTCGGTTTATGACCATGGCTTCCTCTATGGTGACGGTGTTTTTGAAGGAATTAGGGCATACAACGGGCGTGTTTTTAAGTTAAAAGAACATGTCGACAGGCTCTATGACTCTGCAAAAGCAATTGCAATGGACATCCCCCTTACAAAAGAAGAGATGACCGAAATAATTCTTGAGACGCTCAGGAAAAACAACCTTAAAGATGCATATATCCGCCCTATCGTCTCAAGAGGAATTGGGGATCTTGGGCTTGACCCTCGCAGGTGTGAGAAACCCACTGTGGTCGTTATAGCCCAGGGCTGGGGAGCCATGTACGGTGACCTGTATGAAGTCGGGCTCACAGGAGTCAGCGTCTGTGTCCGGAGAAATGCACCTGATGCCCTGTCCCCGAATATCAAATCCCTGAACTACCTGAACAACATCCTTGCAAAAATCGAAGCCAATGAGAAAGGAGGAGACGAGGCTATTTTCCTCGACCAGAACGGTTTTGTGTGTGAGGGCTCTGGGGATAATATCTTTATAGTCAAGAACGACCAGGTTTTTACTCCTTATACGATCAGCAACCTGAAGGGAATTACCAGGGCTACAGCCATAGAACTCCTGGATGAGATGGGATACAAGACCATTGAAGCAAATCTTGGTCTGTTTGACCTCTACACAGCAGACGAGATATTTGTTACAGGAACTGCAGCCGAAGCCGCTCCCCTTACCAAGCTTGATGGAAGGATAATAGGTACAGGCAAACCTGGGCCGCTTACAAAGAAGATGATTGAAGCTTTTGAGAAGATAACCCAGAATACAGGCACACCAATTTATGAATAAACCAGTCCTCAAAAGCGAAAAGAATAAAAAAGTCAATTAGACCAGGCAGGGATTTTCCCGCCCGTTTATTTTGGGAATAAGTGATTAAGTGTCCTTTAACAAGGTTTCTTTAACATAAGTAGTTGAATTTTAGCCTTGGTTTCCTACCGAATCTATTATTTTTATACAGTAAAGGCTTGGGTTCAGGATTAAGATTCTGATAAGGAAAAATGTAATTGCCAGATGTAAAAAAGAAACTTTGTAAAGAGGACTCAAACTATTTTGTTTGTAAAACGGGAATATATGTTAACATTTTCCTTTCGTCTGTAAATCTCCCTGACCGGGCTTACCCTTTTATTTCCTGAGCCTGCTTCTGGTAGTGCAGAATGAGGTCTTCAGCCCATTTAAGAGCCGCAGGCTCGAAGCATATAAGAGTTTCCTGGTCAAAAGATCCTTTTGAGGTAAGAAAATCAACAGCCATGAAACGCTCGGTCTTAACTATCATTGCAATTTTTATATCACCCGTACATAGGAAAAGCTTCTTTTTTTCCCTGGTCAGATAAAGTCTCAGTTCTTCCTCAAAATCAGTTTTCAATCTTTCATAAATTTTTTCTGTTACTATAAGAGTTATTTCGGTATCATCATCCTTGTTTGCCAGGAAGATTTCGGAAATTATCGGATGAAATATTGATGAAAAAGAGAGGATTTTTCTTGATTTCTCTATATTCTCCAGAAAAATGGCAGGAGGCTCAAAGATATTGTCAGGATCAGGTCTAACAATAAAATAGGACTTTAATTCATTAAGCCTTTCAAGGAACTCTCTGGGTAAAGCGGTGAGATCACGTTCCTGCCAGTAACCCACATTCTCCTCAATGACCTGCAGAGTATCGAGCAGAGGTTCCATTTTTTCAACCAGAATTTCTGCAAGAGGAGTTAACCTGTACTCCTTATCTTCTTGAAGAACCAGATGTTCGTCTTTCAGTTTTTTGATTTGAGGAAGCATGCCTGTAGGGGTAACGTTCAAAGTGTCTACAATTTCTTCTATTGTTTTCCCCCCATTTTTGAGCAGGAGCAAAAGGTCTTTCCTCTTCTGGGACATAAAGAGCAGGTCTATAAGAGCTTTGTCCATTGATCTCACTTTCCAGCTCTCGCACCTCTGCGAAAGATTCATTTCTCCTTTCGATTATTCAGAAAGGATTTATAAAGAAATTTAATATTTATATGAGATACTCTGTAGGTATTTGAAATTAACTTCAGTCGCGCCCTCTCTGTATAATAGAAGCTTCCAATTTAGTTTTTAAATATTTCTTTTTAAATCTTATCATGTTATTTTTTAACCTTTTTCTGTAATGTCTTTTGGCAAGATAAGAAACCTTAAAGTCTATAACCTAAATTATATAGCTCAAATATAGGACCTGGGAAGTACATGCCCTTAACTGGTAGAGTATCCTGACCAGATGCGCGAATTCCAGATCAGGGAGGACTTTGCATAGAATCATTTAAATGTGTGCTTACAAACTGGGATTACATTTATAACTTGTGCCGAAAAGTCTCAATCGAAATCAAACGTTCTGGATACGAACCGGACGTTATTATTGCGCTTGCCAGAGGAGGTTGGTTTGCAGGACGAGTGCTCTGCGATTTCCTTGGGCTTGATGATCTATCCAGTCTGAAAATCGAGCACTATGTAGGAACCGCAGCTATCGATACTGGTGAACCTTATATCCGGTACCCACTCTCAGACAACGTGGTAGAAGGCAAAAAGGTACTTATCGTAGATGATATCGTTGATACAGGAGAAAGCATGATAAGTGCTAAGGCTTATGTAGAGAGCCACAATCCAGCAGAAGTCAGGACGGCATCATTACAGTATCTGGGGAGTTCGAAAATCGACCCCGATTATGTAGGCGAACGTCTCGAGGATTGGGCTTGGATTGTTTATCCCTGGAACTTCATGGAAGATATGATAAGCATCCTGACAAAGTGCATGAGAAAAGACCCTAAAAAGCCCTGGAGTCTTGAGGATCTCAAGCACAGCCTTTACATAAATCATGGGCTGGATCCTGTTGTCTTTGAAATCACCCAGCCAGGAAGACTTCCGGAAGTCCTTGAAGAAATGGAAAGAGTGCGCAGGGTCAGTTCCGAAATCATCAATGGAAAGAAGCACTGGAGGCTTTTATAAAAAGTTCATTATAACTTTCCTGTCAGCAAACTAATATGCAGGCTGGTTTCCTGCTTGAAAGCTGAAAGAGATTTACAACCAAAGAGTGTGTTTTACCTCTGCTGGTTGGAGCTATCTCTTTCTTTTAAAACAAAATGTTGTGTCATAAATACAAATATACATATCTATTCAGGGTATCTTTAAAGTACCCAGAAGATATCATTGTCGTCACCGTATAATCTATTAAAATAACGGTCCCGATACTTAATCGGTCTAATGTACCGAGTATATAATTACATTATTACAACAAATCATTATATTATCTATTATCGGTGAATTCATGCCCCACAGATGCACCAGATGCGGAACCATTTTTGAAGACGGAGATTCTGTCATCTTAAGCGGCTGCCCGAATTGCGGCTGGAATAAGTTCCTTTATGTAAAAAAAGAACTCGAAGGTTTGGAGAACCAAGGAAGACTCCCTCTGGAAGAACAAAAGCTGGATCTGGAATCTTCTCTGGATGAAGTTGTCAAAAATATTGATGAGGCTCTTGCCAGTGAGCAGGAAGATATAAAACAGGAACCTGAAGCAGAGAAGAAAACAGATGAAGAAAGAGTAGAATCTGTAAGAATTCTTGGGCCCGGTTCTTACGAACTTAACCTGGATACCCTTTTTGAAAGAAAGGAACTTGTCATGGCAATCCGGGAAGAAGGATCCTATGCCTTGCATTTACCCTCAGTTTTTCATCAAAGAAAAGAAAGAAAAAAACTAAGAAAGAAAAAATAATCTTTAACTTTTCTGAGATTTCTTGGAAATTTCTTGCCTGCGAATTTTTAAGAATAATTTCCGGCTACCATTATGTAAAAATCTAAAGGTATATCCTTTTAGCTTAGAGAGCAAAATTAACTAATCCTGTCTTCACTGTTCTTTTCTTTACTGTCTCCACTGTTCTTTGCTCTACTGTCTCCACTGCTCTTTACTCTAAATTCTCTTCAAGAGCTTCCGGTATAGTTTCAAAGTATTTTCTATTCAAATGAATTATATATACAAAGTTAAGGATTTTCTTTTATTAGAAAAGTTATTCTATTAAGAGTTAAATTTCATACTAAACATTAGAATTGTTATTTTGATCTCTGAGCTGGGATTTAAATGAAAATCGACATTGTCTGTAAAATACTAGTGTTTTTAATCTTTCTTGGATTTGCTGTTTTTTCAGGAACTATTATCCTAGATAATAAGGATGATACTCAGAAGTGTTCTGGAAAACAGCTTGTTGAAACTATTTCTAACGAAAGTTCACCAAAGGGAATGACAGACGCTCAGGGAAACGGTATAATTCAAAAGATAAATCTTCAGGATAATCCTATTGATTCTAAAGGTTACTGGGATGATTCTGAGTCTTTTATTATTGATATTGAGAAGTTCGAGGAATCTGCTGCAAACGGAAGTATCAATATTAGATTACTGGAAAGAGACTTTGAGATAGAACTAGATGAGATCACAGTTTCTAATGGAAGCAATCATTATTCCGGGCAAGTTAAAGGTATGCCCCAAAGCAAAGCTGAGTTTTATATTTACGGTGATGTGTTTTGTGGCTCGATAGAGTTTTGCGATTTGATGTATACTATCGCGGTAACAACTGAAAAGTACAATGGAAAAACCGTTCATGTAGTATTTTTGATAAATTGGGAAAACGAAAGAGATAAAGTAAAAAATATGTTAATCTTCTAAGTTTCCTGCGTGGCTCGGATTTAACATAAGACTTGTTAGAAACTATGAGAAACATGACCAGCAGATCCTTACCGGTGTTTGAGACTAATTTTATTTTTTAGCTTACACTATCCGCTTTTTGTCACTTATACGGCAACCCAGTTTATCGCTTTATGTTCTCTCATATCCATTACATACTGATTTTGATTACAGGTTAAATAACAGGCAATGCAAATGTTTATATATCATTAGTGCTAACTTTAGGTTACTATCTTATACACTCCTTTCCAGCTAGTCCGGGTAAAATCGGGCAGGGTTTCTGACCCATGTCAGAACTACTCAAGACTGGATACACTACAATCTAAAAATAATAATAACAAAAAATCTGGCGCTATTGCCTCAATATCCCGTAAATTTAAATGATAATCAGAGGGGGAAAATGGACCCGGCAAAATTACTTGACATTCTGGGGAATGAAAACCGCAGAAGGATTATACAACTTCTTGCAAGCCGCCCCTGTTATGTCAGTGAGATCTCTGGCAGGCTGGGAGTAGGACCAAAAGCCATAATAAGTCACTTGGATCTGCTTGAACAGGCAGGGATTATAGAATGCAGTGTGGATGAACAGAGGCGCAAATACTTCAATATTGCAAATAACATGCGGCTTGAAGTGTTGTTATCCCCGTATACCTATACAGTGACGCTTCACGACATCCATTTTAACAGAGAGAAAGGAGGCGAGACTCCTTCAAAAAAAGAAACTCTTGATAGGGAAGAATCATCTACTTTATTACTTAAGTTGAGCAGTAGACTTCGAGAGCTCAAAAAAAGGCAAGAGGAATTGACACAGATGCAGCAACAGCTTCAGGCAGAATACACAGAAATCATGGACCAGTGCCTAGATTCAATTGAAAAGGTTGCCACTAATCCTATAGAGTGTGAGCTTCTATTTGAGCTCCTGAGAAATGAAACCACTCTAGCTTCCCTGTGTTACAACCTGCGCCTGCATCCCAGTGTTATTAACGCTAGTCTGACAGCCCTTGAAAAGAGAGGATTTATTGAATATAGTATCAAGAATAACCAGTATTACTGGAAAATACGTGAGACCGGAGCTGAGAATGAATGATTGAAGAAACGAACTTGAGAGTTGCTGAAGCTTATCATAAAGACGTGGGCAGGGGAATTGCAAGAATCGACACCCGACTGATGCAGCAGATGGGGCTTGTAAGCGGGGACATAATTGAGATCTCAGGAAGAGCCAAAACCTATGCGATTGTCTGGCCAAACGTAGAGCGCGACCAGGGAAACCGGATACGAATTGACGGAAATCTGCGCAGCAATGCAAAAGTTGGGATTGATGACAGAGTAACTATCCGGAAAGTCCAGGCAAAACATGCTCAAAGAGTTACCCTTGCTCCCTCCCAGCCTGTAAGACTTGTCGGAGGTGCCCATTACATCCTCAGAATTATCGAGGGAAGACCTCTGAATAAAGGTCAACAGATAAGGGTGGAAACTGTAAATAACCCACTTACTTTCGTGGTGGTATCAACAAGGCCTGCAGGACCTGTTGTTGTTACCAAGGATACCGAGATCGCCATCAAAGAGAAATCGGTTGAAGAGATTAAGGTTTCAGAAGGTATTTCATACGAAGATATTGGTGGGCTTAAGCGAGAAATTCAGCTTGTTAGGGAAATGATTGAGCTGCCATTAAGGCATCCTGAACTTTTCCAGAAGCTTGGAATTGAGCCACCCAAAGGAGTATTGCTTCACGGGCCACCTGGTACAGGCAAGACACTGATTGCAAAGGCGGTTGCAAGTGAAACTGATGCCAATTTCATTACTATCAGCGGTCCTGAGATAGTTTCCAAGTACTATGGAGAGAGTGAACAAAAACTCCGTGAGATCTTCGAGGAAGCTGAAAAGGACGCACCATCTATCATCTTCATAGATGAAATAGATTCCATTGCTCCCAAACGTGGTGAAGTTACGGGAGAACTGGAACGCAGGGTGGTCGCCCAGCTGCTTTCCCTCATGGACGGGCTTAAGTCCAGAGGTGAGGTAGTTGTAATAGCTGCCACAAACCGTCCGAATTCAATAGATGAAGCTCTCCGCCGTGGTGGAAGATTTGACAGGGAAATTGAAATCGGAATCCCAGACCGGAACGGCAGGAAGCAGATCCTCTTAATTCACACAAGAGGTATGCCAATTGAACAGGATGTAAGCCTTGGTGAAATTGCGGATGTAACTCATGGTTTCGTAGGGGCTGATTTAGCTTCCCTATGTAAGGAAGCTGCAATGCATGCTCTGAGAAGAATAACTCCCGAAATCGATATTGAAGAAGAGATTCCTCAGGAAGTTATTGATAACCTCGTAGTTACCAAAGAAGACTTTAGGGAAGCCCTCAAGAATATCGAGCCTTCAGCAATGAGGGAAGTTTACATTGAGGTTCCACACGTAGGCTGGGATGATATCGGAGGACTCGAGAATGCAAAGCAGGAACTTATTGAGGCTGTAGAGTGGCCTCTGAAGTATCCCGAGATCTTTAACGTCATCAATGTAAAACCCCCAAGAGGCATATTGCTCTTCGGACCTCCAGGTACAGGTAAAACCCTGCTTGCAAAGGCTGTTGCCAGTGAAAGCGAAGCTAATTTCATCAGTATCAAAGGTCCGGAACTGCTTAGCAAGTACGTGGGTGAATCCGAACGTGCAATCCGGGAGACCTTCAGGAAAGCAAAACAGGCTGCACCAACGGTTGTCTTCTTTGATGAGATTGATTCAATTGCCCCCCAAAGAAGCTCTGTTTCAGACACTCACGTGTCCGAAAGAGTTGTCAGCCAGATTCTTACTGAACTGGATGGGGTAGAGGAACTCAAAGATGTAATCATTATCGCGGCTACTAATCGTCCAGATATGGTGGATCCTGCTCTGCTGAGACCTGGCCGCTTTGACAGGCTCATTTACATCAAGCCACCTGATAAAGCTAGCAGAGAAAAGATCTTTGAGATTCATACACAGGGGAAACCTCTTGCAGACGATGTTAGCCTTTCAGAACTCGCGGATATGACTGATGGATATGTAGGTGCGGACATTGAAGGCATCTGCAGGGAAGCTGCGATGCTGGCACTTAGGGAGGTAGTCACTCCGGGAGTTAGCAGAAGCGACATAGAGAAGCGGGCAGGAGAAATCAGGATTTCAAAGAGACACTTTGAACATGCAATCCGCCGCGTAAAGCCAACGACATCCAGAGAAACTCTTTCGGCTTATGAAAAAACTGCGGAACTCTTCGCTAAGTATGCAACTGAGCTTGAAGAGGAAGCTCCAGAAACTGGGGAACAGGAAAAAGAAATCGAACAGGAGAGTGCTCCGGGCTTCTTTGAGGCTGAATAAGTCAGTCAACTGACAGGTCGGAAATCCCGACCTTTTTTATCTCAAGAGCCTGTGAATTACTGGAAAAAAATAGTAACAGCTAATATCAACGACTGTTCGATTATATTTCCCTAAAAATAAACTACTAATAGAAATTAATAACGGAGTGATCATATGGACGGATACAGAAGAAAAAGAAGAAGCTTTTTCGATGAAATCTTCGGAATCGATCCATTTGAAGACATAGATGAAATGTTCGAACGCATTAGCAGGGCAATGGGTATGAATATAAAGAACTTCGGGCAGCAGCCCTTCATCTATGGATTCTCTGTAACCCAGAGGCCAGGAGAGGAACCTGAAATCCGTGAATTCGGGAATATTCCCAGGTTTGAACGAACCGGGACCGGAGAAAAGCATTATATTGACGCAAGAAAACCCCTGATTGATGTACTGGAAGCCGAGGATACTGTGCATGTAATTGCCGAGATTCCTGGCATCGAAAAAGAGAACATCAGACTAAACGCAACTGATTTAATACTTGACATCGAAACAATAAATGGGAATCCAAAATATTCCGAACGTGTGGAACTGCCAGTAAAGGTGAACCCCCAGAGTGCAAAAGCCACATACAAAAATGGTGTGCTGGAAGTTACCTTTAATAAGCTGGAATCCAGTTCCCGAACCTCAATAAATATTGAGTGATCTTTAGGGAATTGCACTGAATGTGCAACAGCACCAGGAAAAGCAGAGGTAATAATGGTGGGCACAAGAAAAAGAAAAGATTTCTTTGAAGATTTTGGATCTGAACTTTTTGACAACCTGGAAGAAATGATCGAAGCCCTCCTGGAAGATATGAGAGAATCCGGACCCTTCGTCTACGGATTTTCTATCATTCGTCGCCCGGGGGAAGATGCTGAACTCCGGGAGTTCGGAGATTTTCCGGAACACTCTGAAGATGAAGAGGATCTCTACCCCCCTGAAATAAGAGATCCTTTAATTGATATCTTTGAGAGTGGAGAACTGATACAGGTACTTGCAGAGCTCCCGGATGTCGAAAAGGAAGATCTCCTGCTGCATGCGACCGCCCAAAATCTCGAAATCAGAGTCCTTGGAGCCGCTGAATATTCGCAGGATATAGAGCTTCCAAGCCGTGTAGATCCCAGAAGCGCAAAAGCCAGCTATAAAAACGGAGTGCTTGAGGTTACTTTCAGGCGCTGTAATGAAGAAAGACCTGTTGAAATCAAAATTAACTGAGGTCACCGAATTTCAAGCTGAGTGAACAACTAAATAAAAGAGGTCACCACTGAGGGACCTTTTTGAGGACTGTAATCGAGAATTCAGTCCAAAATCCCGATAATCACATGTCAAACAATAATTTAAAACAGATAGTATGCAGAATTAAAATAGATAGTATGCAGAATTTTCTGCAGAAAAACTATCGCGCTGTTAATTTAAAGTAAAGTTAAGCTTTTTAATGCATACTATCCGTATCTTTATTTAGTGCGTCCGTATTTTTATTTAGTGCGCTCTGTGCCTTTTTTTAACCCCCCTTTTTAACCCCTTTTTTAACCATCCTTTTTTAACCACCTTGTGTTTTTACCTCATTTTTTAAACCCTATCTGATTATTTTCTGTTTTGCCCAAGGGTTAGATCTACAAATTAACTTACTATATTTTGCCTTGCCAGCACAATGCGCCTGTGCAACTATTTCAGTTGTCCTATCTCATATCCTTTTTATATCTTTTTCAACTTTCATATTGGCGCTCCAAACAATGGTCAATCTAAACTATTGAGGACATTATAGAACTAAATACATATATTTTACAAAATAGTTCTGTTTCACAAATATAGTATAAAAAGGATTTGATTGATTATAAAAAACGACTAAAAAAATTAAGTTATTTTGTTAGAAATTTTATAATTAGAGATTTTTCGTGTAAAATATCGTGCTTTTGAGAAGAAAAAAAGCACAAAATATATACGCTTGATGATTAGCAGGGAAACTGTAGTCCCAAAATATGAAAAACATTTGTGATCGGGGCGAAAGCTCAAGGTATTACTTCTGGCTAAAGTAAAACTTAATTCCGCAAGCCTTCAAGCCCCGAAATCCGAAATTAGTCTTGTGCAGGAGATGCTGGATAGCTGTGCACATCTGTGAAAAACAGGGAATTCTCACCTATAGAAAACTCAATTTATGCGTATAAGAAAGATAAAAACCCAAAAATGAGTTTAGAATCTTTTTATGAGGTAATACGGTAAGATATTATCTTATAAATCCAGATCAAAATTACACAC
The Methanosarcina thermophila TM-1 genome window above contains:
- a CDS encoding permease, which encodes MNSVLNSVLALISGVFLHPGRSSPKRLPILFSALGLQVFSILIGIPLYICATVSIPLAASLVAKGMSPGTAFVFLLADPTTNAATITMVAHFLEKRSAALIWERFLSVS
- a CDS encoding PspC domain-containing protein → MTKGSFFEVPGVVKAESKEGTKPERKTDVTSGSGESLKREEPTKSEFKPQGKLETGYTEKSWGKPEGMEEKVAGSPTTEEGIIPKESDFKAPGEIETGYTEKSWTKPKEMEKAAENPTIEERIIPEESDFKAPGEIETGYTEKSWTKPKEMEERVIIEPRERKEEEAARETGEKVREEAREAREEAREEKRTTYTMEKRLTKSKKNRMLFGVCGGLGEYFDIDPTFIRLAFAALALHGIGIFLYILLAILMPSGENFEMVPSTKGGDIQR
- the ilvE gene encoding branched-chain-amino-acid transaminase, translated to MSELLIYLDGNFVPKSEAKVSVYDHGFLYGDGVFEGIRAYNGRVFKLKEHVDRLYDSAKAIAMDIPLTKEEMTEIILETLRKNNLKDAYIRPIVSRGIGDLGLDPRRCEKPTVVVIAQGWGAMYGDLYEVGLTGVSVCVRRNAPDALSPNIKSLNYLNNILAKIEANEKGGDEAIFLDQNGFVCEGSGDNIFIVKNDQVFTPYTISNLKGITRATAIELLDEMGYKTIEANLGLFDLYTADEIFVTGTAAEAAPLTKLDGRIIGTGKPGPLTKKMIEAFEKITQNTGTPIYE
- a CDS encoding helix-turn-helix transcriptional regulator, which encodes MNLSQRCESWKVRSMDKALIDLLFMSQKRKDLLLLLKNGGKTIEEIVDTLNVTPTGMLPQIKKLKDEHLVLQEDKEYRLTPLAEILVEKMEPLLDTLQVIEENVGYWQERDLTALPREFLERLNELKSYFIVRPDPDNIFEPPAIFLENIEKSRKILSFSSIFHPIISEIFLANKDDDTEITLIVTEKIYERLKTDFEEELRLYLTREKKKLFLCTGDIKIAMIVKTERFMAVDFLTSKGSFDQETLICFEPAALKWAEDLILHYQKQAQEIKG
- a CDS encoding phosphoribosyltransferase; this encodes MLTNWDYIYNLCRKVSIEIKRSGYEPDVIIALARGGWFAGRVLCDFLGLDDLSSLKIEHYVGTAAIDTGEPYIRYPLSDNVVEGKKVLIVDDIVDTGESMISAKAYVESHNPAEVRTASLQYLGSSKIDPDYVGERLEDWAWIVYPWNFMEDMISILTKCMRKDPKKPWSLEDLKHSLYINHGLDPVVFEITQPGRLPEVLEEMERVRRVSSEIINGKKHWRLL
- a CDS encoding Zn-ribbon domain-containing protein — translated: MPHRCTRCGTIFEDGDSVILSGCPNCGWNKFLYVKKELEGLENQGRLPLEEQKLDLESSLDEVVKNIDEALASEQEDIKQEPEAEKKTDEERVESVRILGPGSYELNLDTLFERKELVMAIREEGSYALHLPSVFHQRKERKKLRKKK
- a CDS encoding ArsR/SmtB family transcription factor, encoding MDPAKLLDILGNENRRRIIQLLASRPCYVSEISGRLGVGPKAIISHLDLLEQAGIIECSVDEQRRKYFNIANNMRLEVLLSPYTYTVTLHDIHFNREKGGETPSKKETLDREESSTLLLKLSSRLRELKKRQEELTQMQQQLQAEYTEIMDQCLDSIEKVATNPIECELLFELLRNETTLASLCYNLRLHPSVINASLTALEKRGFIEYSIKNNQYYWKIRETGAENE
- a CDS encoding CDC48 family AAA ATPase is translated as MIEETNLRVAEAYHKDVGRGIARIDTRLMQQMGLVSGDIIEISGRAKTYAIVWPNVERDQGNRIRIDGNLRSNAKVGIDDRVTIRKVQAKHAQRVTLAPSQPVRLVGGAHYILRIIEGRPLNKGQQIRVETVNNPLTFVVVSTRPAGPVVVTKDTEIAIKEKSVEEIKVSEGISYEDIGGLKREIQLVREMIELPLRHPELFQKLGIEPPKGVLLHGPPGTGKTLIAKAVASETDANFITISGPEIVSKYYGESEQKLREIFEEAEKDAPSIIFIDEIDSIAPKRGEVTGELERRVVAQLLSLMDGLKSRGEVVVIAATNRPNSIDEALRRGGRFDREIEIGIPDRNGRKQILLIHTRGMPIEQDVSLGEIADVTHGFVGADLASLCKEAAMHALRRITPEIDIEEEIPQEVIDNLVVTKEDFREALKNIEPSAMREVYIEVPHVGWDDIGGLENAKQELIEAVEWPLKYPEIFNVINVKPPRGILLFGPPGTGKTLLAKAVASESEANFISIKGPELLSKYVGESERAIRETFRKAKQAAPTVVFFDEIDSIAPQRSSVSDTHVSERVVSQILTELDGVEELKDVIIIAATNRPDMVDPALLRPGRFDRLIYIKPPDKASREKIFEIHTQGKPLADDVSLSELADMTDGYVGADIEGICREAAMLALREVVTPGVSRSDIEKRAGEIRISKRHFEHAIRRVKPTTSRETLSAYEKTAELFAKYATELEEEAPETGEQEKEIEQESAPGFFEAE
- the hsp20 gene encoding archaeal heat shock protein Hsp20; translated protein: MDGYRRKRRSFFDEIFGIDPFEDIDEMFERISRAMGMNIKNFGQQPFIYGFSVTQRPGEEPEIREFGNIPRFERTGTGEKHYIDARKPLIDVLEAEDTVHVIAEIPGIEKENIRLNATDLILDIETINGNPKYSERVELPVKVNPQSAKATYKNGVLEVTFNKLESSSRTSINIE
- a CDS encoding Hsp20/alpha crystallin family protein; translation: MVGTRKRKDFFEDFGSELFDNLEEMIEALLEDMRESGPFVYGFSIIRRPGEDAELREFGDFPEHSEDEEDLYPPEIRDPLIDIFESGELIQVLAELPDVEKEDLLLHATAQNLEIRVLGAAEYSQDIELPSRVDPRSAKASYKNGVLEVTFRRCNEERPVEIKIN